In Zonotrichia leucophrys gambelii isolate GWCS_2022_RI chromosome 11, RI_Zleu_2.0, whole genome shotgun sequence, the genomic window gatggatggatggatgatggatggatggatgatggatagATGGATCACTGCACCCAGCAAGGTGCCAGGGGATGCCAGTACCACATTCCTTCAATGCCACTGCTCCTGGGCACCACTGATGTTACTCCTCACCTTCCCAAAGGGTGAGAGGCCGTGGTGCACAGGTTCCTCATCTTTGGTATCCACCAGCCAGTtgtcagccctgcagagcagggagagcatcAGAGTGGCCACCCCTCTGACCCCATCCCCCCATGGCAGCGCTGCCACCCTCCGTGCCCCCGGGGGCCCTACCAGGGGGTGTTGCAGCTGTGGGTGAGGGTCATGTAGCGGGCACCCAGGCGGTACAGGGTGCGCAGGACGCCCAGGCTGCTGTCGATGGAGTGGCCGCCCTCCACCCCGATCAGGCTGGCCACCTTCCCGGTCCGGAACGCCTCCCGGATGCCTGCGGGAGGGCGGGGACATCAGCGGGGCGGGCAGGCTCCTCCACACCCTCGTGGTGCCCGTCCCCGCAGTGCCCATCCCCGTGGTGCCCAGCCCCGCAGTGCCCGTCCCCGCGGTGCCCATCCCCGCAGTGCCCATCCCcgcagtgcccatcccagcgGTGCccgtccctgcagtgcccatccccGCAGTGCCCATCCCGCGGTGCCCGTCCCTCgtggtgcccagcccagcagtgcccgtCCCTCGTGGTGCCCGTCCCCGCCGTCCCGTCCCCGCGGTGCCCATCCCCGCAGTGCCCATCCCcgcagtgcccatcccagcgGTGCCCGTCCCTGCGGTGCCCATCCCCGCAGTGCCCATCCCcgcagtgcccatcccagcgGTGCCCGTCCCTCGTGGTGCCCATCCCCGCAGTGCCCATCCCcgcagtgcccatcccagcgGTGCCCGTCCCCGTGCCCGCTCACCGCTGCTGTCGGTGACACAGAGGAAGGTCTCTGGGTACAGGTCACACATGCGCTGCACCACGTCCATCTGCTCCAGCGTGCGCCTCACCGCGTCCTTGTTCTGCGTCTCGCAGGGCACGTACACCGACCAGAACTGCCCGGGCACCCGTCAGTGTGGGCACCCCATCAGTGCGAGCACCCCATCAATACGGGCACCCCTTCAGTGCGGGCACCCCATCAATACGGGCACCCCATCAATACGGGCACCCCTTCAGTGTGGGCACCCCGTCAGCGTGAGCACTCCTTCAGCACAGGCACTGTCCACCCTACTGCTCACCCCAGCAACTCTGCCAGTCCTGGTGCTGCCCCAAGACCCCCAGTGTTCACGCCGGTGCCCTCCCTGgtgcccctgccctccccagagccctctcactctccctggtgcccTCCCTGgtgcccctgccctccccagtgcccaccccGGTGCTCCCACCTGCCCGCCCACGTGGCCCTGGCGCAGTTTGGGGATGTTGGTGTGGGTGTCGTTCAGCAGGGTCAGGTTGGCTGCTGGCAGCCTCAGCTGGTTGTAGAACTTCcggaggagctgccagggcaggtcgttgtgcctgggcagggacagggtgggcacTGAGGAGGGGCCTGGCCCTCGGCCCACTCACCCTcaggctgcccaccctgctggctggccacacacacagtgccctcatctggctgtcattccatccatccatccatccatccatccatccatccatccatccatcatccatccatccacaagCCCCCCTCAGTCCGTCTGTCCCCCCAGCCACAAGGCCCccaagcagctccagcccagaaCTGGAGACAGGTCCGTGTCCAGTCTCCAGGGGACAGTGCCATGAGGGACCCCCCTGAGGACCCTTCTCTGCACCTTTCCAACCTCACACCCAGGGGAGCCAGCCCAACATCCTTTCGACAGAGATGTCACCGCAGGGACATCCTGGCACACTCATCCcacacccagcagtgcccctgggGACGTGGCAGGGTCCGGGCTGGTGCCACTTCCTGCTCCTGTCACGGTCCCACATCCccgctccccctgccctgctccaccagggagagctgcagggaccGGGGCCTCCCGAGGCTCCcgagaggggagcagggacaccGTCAGCACTGAGCAGGAACTTCCCCCGGGGCAGCCCAGCCCGGGCTTCCCGTACCCTGCCCGCTCCCGCCGGGCTGCGGCGCCGGGGATCCCCTCGGTGCACGGACCGTGCCACGGGATCCGCGGGAAATCTGTTCCTTGTCCCCGCACAGCCCCGGGATCTTGGCACGGGGATCCCCTCGGAAAGCTGTCCCCTGTTCCCGAGGTGCCTAGCATGGGGATCCCCTGGGAgatctgctccttttccccgcacagcccaggggtgctggcacGGGGATCCCCTGGGAAAGCTGTCCCCCGTTCCCGCacagcccaggggtgctggcacGGGGATCCCCTGGGAGATCTGCTCCCCGTTCCCGCACGGCCCAGGGGTGCCCGGGCCCGGAATGCCCCCcgggctgtcccagcagggtTTCCCAGCTGGGGCTTTCccacagggagggagcagccgAGCACGCTGCGGGCCCGGTGACCTTTGCTCACCCGTCGATGACCGGCGTGGCGCTCATGATGCGCTCGgcctcctgcaggtgctgctgtccagtgctgggcagtgccagcgccagcaccagcacccacACGCTCCCGCCGGGCATCTTCTCccgctggctgctgctgctggggacaaggggggaCCGGCACCGCCGTGAGAGCGCAGGCACTGGGATGGCCGCTCCGCGCTCCTCCGTCCCCTCCCGCCGTCAATGAATAACCAGGAGCGTGGCATttcccctccctggctgccctgtgcccgcctggcagtgccagggctcccTCGCGGCCTCCCCAGCCCCGGTGGCCGGGCCGTGTCTCGGCCTCTCCTCCGAGCCGCGGGGACGCTCCCGATCCCTCTAATGAAGCCCAGACATTCTTCAGTTGGGAAAGCGCCAGTCCCATCCGCGCCTCAGcctccccagcactcccagttcGGCACTGGCACCCCCGgcacccccgggacccccggccccgctcaccCCGGCCCCGGACACTCGGGAGGTCTCTGCCTGCGATGGCTGTGAATGAACTTTTCCGGCTTGCGTGCGGTGacggggctgggatgggctccgGCCCCCCCAGAGCCATCCCCGCCGTGGCGCCGGAGCCGCCGCATGCCCGGGGGCAACAGCGGGGTGGCACGGccggctgtggggctgctgctgctgctgctgctccgtgCGCGCTCGGGTCCCCCGCACTCCGGTCCCGCTGCAGCGTCCcgaggggaaactgaggcaccgCCATGCTGCgcatccctgctggctccagctgtgccgTCCTTCCCGGCGAGGCCTTGGCTGCGCTTCGGGAATGGCATGGAGCCACGCGGAGATGGCCGGTCCAGCTGGACACCTCATCCTGGGGTGTTCCTGATGGGAACAAACCCCTCCTGCGGTGCCAGGCACGGGGAGCCGGGGTGGGCACGGTGTGGGGCTGGCATCGCTGGGCCTTCCCGGGCCTGCCCGAGGTGACGCGGCCCCGCGTTTCCCCGGCTGCGGCGGTAGATCTGGAACGGGAggattcccatcccatcccacactTCCCATCCCGTCCCGTCCCATCCCGGGTgcgggcagcccctgccagccgCGCTCTCCCGGCGCTGGCCCCAGCGCGGATTCCCGGCTCCCCGGCAGGAATGTGCCGGGGGGTTCCggccccccgcccgccggggccgctTCCTCTTTCTGCGCTATTTAAGCGGCTCCCGGCGCGTCCCGCCCGGCCGGGCCATGGAGCGCATGGAGGTGACCGAGACCTTCGCGGGCATCGCCCTGCCCGGCCACCTCCACACCCAGGAGTCCCTCGGCTTCGCCGCCGCCTTCACCTTCCGCCCCAGCGACGTGCTGATCGCCACCTACCCCAAATCGGGTGAGGGGatgggggacaccgggacaaCGAGGGGACGGGGCTGGAGCCCGGGCTGGGGCGGGAGCTCCCCCGGAGCTGCcgggggctgggacacacccGGACCGGGTCCTGCTGGATCTTTGGCACAGCGCGGGGACCCCTGGCCAGGAGGTCCTGCCCGagcccctgtcctgctgccccgctgtccccagccccagcctggtgtccctgggggcCCGGGGAGGGGCACacggcactgccagcccagctgctgctacAGGAGGGGTCGGGATGGGATGACACAGGCTGAGCCGTGCCAATCCGTGCTACccgtgccagggcagtgccattCCGTGCCATGCCGTGCCATGCCGTGCCGTGCCATGGTGCCGCGGCCCTGCCCTGACAGCCGCCCCTGCAGGCACCACCTGGATGCAGGAGATCCTGACGCTGCTCTTCAGCCTCGGCGACGCCCGGCCGGCCAAGACCATTCCCAACTGGGAGAGGGCGCCGTGGCTGGAGCAGATCTACTGCCGGGAGGCTCTGCGGGACACGGGCGGCCCGCGGCTCCTCACCACGCACCTGCCCGCGCCCGTGCTGGCCCCGGCCCTGCAGCGCAGCAAGGCCAAGGTCAGAGCggtcccagggctctggggggccctgcagggacatcccGCACCCCCGGGGCTTCCCGCAGCCGGGAAACGCTGGGGGATTCCTGAGCGGGGTGCAGGGGAATCCCCCCGGCTGCGGGGTGACTCTGTGTCCCTCCAGGTGATCTACGTGGCCAGGAACCCCAAAGATGTCGCCGTCTCCTTCTACCACTTCCACCACCTGGCCAAGTTCCTGCCCGACCCCAGCTCCTTCGACGCCTTCCTGAAGCAGTTCCTCGAGGGCACAGGTAGGGACGGGGGAgtctgggggggggggctgaGCCTCGGGGCTCCCCATCACCCCCCGCCTCCCCCCAGTGCACTACGGCTCCTGGTTTGAGCACGTCAAGGGCTGGCTGGGCCAGCGGCACCGCCTGGACATCCTCTATGTCACCTACGAGGAGCTGCACCAGGTGAGCCCCGCCGTGTCCCCTGTtcccgtccctgtccccggTGTGAGCCCCgccgtgtccccatccctgtcccggTGTGAGCCCCgccgtgtccccatccctgtcccggTGCCCGGTGCTGACCGGCTCTCGCCGCAGGACCTGCGGGGCACCGCGCAGCGCCTCAGCACCTTCCTGGGGTGCCCGCTGGCACCGGGCACGCTGGCggccctggagcagcactgcagcttctcGGCCATGCGGGACAACGCCATGGCCAACTACACCCTGATCCCCGCCGAGATCATGGACCACAGCCAGGGCCGCTTCATGCGCAAGGgtgagcggggctgggggcgtgCGGCACTgcggggacactgtggggacaccgCGAGGACAGGGACCCTGACtggctgtccctctgtccctcaggggtggtgggacagggacagggaccctgactggctgtccctgtgtccctcaggggtggtgggacagggacagggaccctgactggctgtccctcaggggtggtgggacagggaccctgactggctgtccctctgtccctcaggggtggtgggacagggacagggaccctgactggctgtccctctgtccctcaggggtggtgggacagggaccctgactggctgtccctgtgtccctcagggtgtggggacagggacagggaccctgactggctgtccctgtgtccctcaggggtggtgggacagggacagggatcctGACtggctgtccctctgtccctcaggGGTGGTGGGGGACTGGCGCAGCCACTTCTCCCCCGAGCAGAACGCCCTCTTCAACCGGCGCTACCAGGAGGAGATGGGGGACACGGAGCTGCCCACACAGTGGCCCATGGCCTGAGGGAGCCGCCGGGCTTGGGGGGACGCTGAGCCCTCACCTGCTGACAACCACATGGAGACCCTGCAGGGCCCCTCCAAACcccccctgtgtcacccccccccggggctgggggtctGGGAGCACcgtccctcctcctccctgggttCAGGGAGCTTTTCCGGCCCTGCATTGTGGCCATCCCCGTGCTCCCACTCCCCCGGCCCGGGGCTGTGGCCGTGACCCCTCTTTCCGCCCATCCCGCTCTGcggaaataaatatttattgttgTTCCCTTCAAGGCAGCGATTCCCATGGGAGCGGGGCGGGAAGCGCTGCTGTTATCAGGAACAGCTGCTGTTATCAGGAGCACATCGGGGTGGGGACGCATCCCCGGGGACCTCATTAACGGGCGGGGGCAATGACCGGGGGGGCAGCACGGCCCGGGTGGGGTCACAGCGTGGGGACAGggcctgccagcacagcctgtggcaCGGGGCTGGCTCcttcagcagcacccagggcccTCCCTCCAGTGCCCCCTGCCCCGTTACCCCGGCTGGGTGCCCCCCTGCCCATCTCCGTGCTGGGGTGTTGGCACCGAGGGGCTCGTTccacccccagcaccctggggtgCGCCGGGCCGGAGCAGTcctcagagcccccagcccctctcctgccacATTCCAAGGAATTGCTCCGTGAAGCCCCCGGGCAGCAGAGGCTCAGTCAGTGGTTAACTGGCTTCCTTAGGGTGAGCAGGGTGGGGGCTCGGCCCTGGCACCACCAGGACCCCTGGCTAGGCCTGGCTGACCGGGGGGAGCTGGTGAGATGTTCCTTGGGCTCTGTGGGACAGTGGCACCAGTGTTCTGCcactcctgtcccctctgccagccTTGCCAAccctgccccctgtgccagccttgccatccctgccccctgtgccagcccctcctgctggCACGGACAGCCCAGTGAGGTGTCCCTGGACACTGCCAGCCCCGAGGGTCCCTCTGCACCCACCCTCCGTCCCCATGGgcaggggtgccagggcagctcctgcccgcACAGGACCGGCCCCGCTGCATCCCCCCGGCGGCAGGTTTGGGTTTCCACAGCAACAGCCGGGATCCCGCCCCGAAGCGATGAATCACAGCTATAAATAGGGGCTGATGGGGGGGCAGGTACCGCGCCCCTGCCCCTGCCGTGTGCTGCCAGCGGTGCCCAAGGGCCGGCAGAGCTGTCCCGGACAGTGACACCCACCTGGGGCCAGCCTGGCACCTGCGCCCAGGGACGTGGCAGCACCTGGAGCCCAGCTCGGTGGCACCTCAGGTGGCCCCTACCCCgtgaggctgtgccaggccccAGTTTCAGTCCCTGTGGTGGCCTTGGGCACACCCTGCCCCTGAGGATGTCACCGTGCCAGGAGCATCTGCTGGCACCATGCTGGCAGCATCAGCACACAGCACATGGCAGGAGTGTGGCACAGTGCCCAGCACGTGGCACAGCATGATGCATGGCACATGGCACAGGGAACATGACACACAGCAcgtggcacagggcacacagaaCATGGCACATGAAACATGGCACCTGGCACAAGGAACATGGCACACAGCatgtggcacagggcacacagaaCATGGCACATGGAATATGGCACACAGCACATGGCACATGGAACATGGCACCTGGCACAAGGAACATGATACAAGGAACATGGCACACagcaggtggcacagggcacacagaaCTCATCACATGACAAATGGCACAGAGCACATGACAAATAACACATAGCACAGGGAAATGACAAGGCACACAGCATGTGGCACGGGACAATGCACATGTCACATGGAACAGATACACAGCAATGCCACACTGCATGCCACATGGCAGAGCACATAGCACACAGCATGTGGCACATGGAACACATACGTGGGACACAGCACACAGTGTGGCACATGGGACATGACACAGCACATGTCACGTGTGACCATGGTGCATGGCCCATGGACGTGGCACAGgttacacacacagagcacataCATGGCACAGGgaacacagctggggacacacagggtaGGGCACAGGTCAtacagcacatggcacagggcatacagcacagggcacaggtcATACAACACATGGCACAGGGCAtacagcacatggcacagggcacacagcacagggcacacagcacATGGCACACAGCACGTGGCAGTGGCCGTGTGCCGGGCAGCAGGGCCCGCTCTGTGGCCgcctctccctgctcagtgccctgGATTCGGGGCCGTGGCACAGCAGGGCGAGCTCCGGCCCTGGCACATCAAAGCCGAGGCTGCTCCGGCGCTCCCGGCTCGCTGCCGGCCACGGACACCGGAACGGGGGCGCTGCCCTCGGCTCTGGTCACCGCGAGGGGACACGGCcgcacccagagctgccagcctgcccaCCCACCCCAGTGATCCCCGAGGGTGGGATCAGCACCCAGAGAGCaggagggtgggcacagggtggtGCTTTATTGGGGGATCATGCAGCCTCCAAAGGTCACAGTGACAGAGAAGCGGGAACCGAGGGGAccgaggggacagcggggctggacgggcagtgctgggggtgtcCTGCACTGGGGGGCCGGGACCTTCCTCATGTCCCAGCTGGGGGttggtggcagggcagggcctggaggggacCCTGTGTGTCCCAAGGGCACACCAGGACGGGGGGGTCTCACTGGGGCACGttaggctggggctggggggcagccaaagctggggggcactgggggcgTCTcacaggggaaactgaggctggAGTCGGGGCCGGGGGTCCCTCACTGGGGAAaagcggggccgggggtcccTCATTGGGGGAAAAGCGGGGTCGGGGGTCCCTCATTGGGGGAAAAGCGGGGTCGGGGGTCCCTCACTGCGGGGAGCCGAGGTtgggctcggggctggggggccgggggcagcgcgggggAAAGGCCTTGTAGCTGTAGTACTCCACCACCTGCTTGGGCACCTCCGCCAGCACGCACTTGGCCAGGGCTGTGGGCGACGCCTGCGGGACACCGGGCTGAGCCGCGGGCACCGGGTCCCTGCGCCAACAGGGGCAGAGGGGAccggggggacaggagggacagaggggaagagatgggaaggggaaagaggggacgGGAGGGGACGGAAAGGGGCGGGAGGGgacgggaggggacaggagggaagggaagagcctggaggagcaggcaggggcaggcaggagctgtcgCTCCCCACTCACGTTCTTGAACTCGCGGAAGGGCACGAACTGCACGATGTCGCGCAGCACGGGCTCGCCCTTGGGGGAGCGCAGCACGCCGTCGTCCCCGTCCAGGATCTGCATGTCGGTGAAGTCGGCGTTGCCCACGCCGACGATGATGATGGACATGGGCAGGTAGGAGGCGCGCACGATGGCCTCCCGCGTGTCCGCCATGTCCGTGACCACGCCGTCGGTGAGGATGAGCAGGATGAAGTATtgctgggggggacagggatgctcGGGGGCTGCCCGACCCCCGTGTGCGGGGCTGAGCCGGCCCCGGCGGGGCACGGGGACCCACCGAGGCCTCCTTGGTCCGCTCCTCGTCAGCTGCCACCCGAGCCACCTTGGAGATGATGGGAGCCACGTTGGTGGGGCCGTAGAGCTGGATTTTGGGCAGGCAGCTCTGGTAGGACTCCACGACGCCCTGGATGCCTGTGGGGTGTGCCAGGGGTGAGGGCCATGCCAGCCATGGGTCTGGCCCCTCTGGAGCTGGACTCACCCTCACACTCATCGTTGTCAGGGTTGAAGTTGATGGCGAAGTCGTGGGAGacctggagggagggaggaagaggagggggcaGCTGGCGCACCCCTACACAGCCCCCAGTGCCTGCcaaccccagcagtgccacgtCCGAGGGCACCCAGAGGGACCAGCACATCCTGGGGTCCCACAGACCCCCTCACCTCGTACTTGGGGGGGATCCTGGCACCAAAGCCCAGAGCTGAGAATTTCTTATCGCTGCAAGGGAAGGGTGTGAGGAGCTCTGGTGCCAGCGCTGAGTGCCTGTCACCAGCAGATCTTACCCTGGGTGGATGCCACCAGTGTGTGTGGCCCCGCCAGAGCCACCAACCTGTCATAGTCCTGGCAGATCTCCCCCACGGCCACCAGAGCCTTGAGGTACTCGTTGGGCTGGTAGGGGTTGATGtagtgcagggagcagctgttgCGGGGGTCCCCGTTGGAGGCCGTGAAGTCGATGGCCACctggaggggacagtggggtcaccagggtgagcagggccatgggctgtccctgctgggcgGGGAGGGGACGCTGCTCACCGTGAAATGGATCTGGCAGCCGCCCATGATGTAATCCAGGAAGGAGTAAACCCTGTGGATCTTCCAGAGGGACCTGCGTCAGGCGGCTGTGCCCCATGGAGCCTGGcatggcctggcacagcctggcacagcttccaGGAGCTCACCTTCAGGTCCAGCAGCACCACGACCCCCGAATTCTTGTAGTTGCGCTTCTTGATCTTGTACTTGGGGTTCATGCAGTCCCACTGCACCTGTGGCACCGGCACCCGCGCTGCCTGCGGCCTCCCCGGGCACGGCCCAGCCCGGGCACCCCCATCCCGGTGCCACTCTGCCCCGTGGGGACCCCCAGAACACTGCAGCCCAATAgccctgcacccccagagccccagggtgcagctgcctttccctcctcccacccATGACTGACACCAAACCCAGCATCCCTTCCCCAAACAGGAGGGCAGAGAGAAGACAATGGTGCCGAAcccagaggaggagctggaaggtgGCTGCTAGGacaggctctgctggcagcacacagggTGACCCCAggccatccccgtgtccccatgtcccaccttGTTCTCCCCCATGGCCTTCTGCATCTCCTCGAAGGTGGTGAAGAACTCGCCGATGAAGTCGTGCTTGCCCCGCGAGTCGTAGTCCCACACCACACACTGAGATGGGCACGGCTCAGGGGGGCaccaggggggctcagccccgTCCCCAGCACTGAGGGGTGCCCAGCACACCCCCAGGGAAGATGGGGTTCAGatgcccccagggcaggaatACAGGTCCCCATCATTCTTCCTCACCCTcagcttcctcttctcctcacagctgcagAGCGAGTTGAGGGAGACTTTGAAGGGCTCCCAGATGGGGCTGAGGTTGTTCTTCACCACCTGCAGGATGGGGTGGGGTCTCAGCGGGGCCGGGGAGCCCCCGGGGTGGCCGTGGGGGCCCAGTGCCACCGCAGCCCCACCTCGGTGCGGTACACCAGCTGCTCGCTGCGGTCATCGTCGATGCGGTAAATCTCCAGGAAGGGATCTGACTTGCTGAACAGGtcctgggggaggaggaggagagagagcagtgcccaccctgcccatcctgccctggtcacccccagcacccagctcaCCTTGTCATCCAGTTTCTTGGCACGGAAGGCGAGCTCCACGTAGCCGTTGTTCCCCGAGATCTCCTCCGAGATGATCTGAgaggcagctgtgggtgctcagagcctggcacagctttgccccctgcccagcacccccctgtgctgccctgggaggggacagggccccACGtgcctccctggcacagcagggacccTCAGGATGGGCAGCAGATGCCATCGGGGACCTTGAGCCCTCTGCACCCCCAAGAGTCTGTGCCAACCTACTGATCCAGTCCAGTGCCACCCAGGAGTCCCAGTACCCCAGTCCTGTGCCATCCATGTGTCCTGACTGGTGCCATCCCAGgactccatccctgtgccaccctcagtttggtgccaccccagtgcccctgctcagtgccacccccatCCCGGGCCCGGTGCTCACCGTGATCGTGGACTTGCCCGCGAATTTCCCGTACTTGAGGAACAGCGGCTTCGTCACCCGTTTCTGCGCCACGATCTGCGGGAGCCCAGCgttggggaggggacacggctggggggtccccagggggtgtccccaggctcacCTGGCCCACGGTGCACTCCATGCCCCCCAGGAAGTCGTCGTCGTGCGTGCCCACGCCGGCCTGGCCGTGGCTGTCGTACACCTCGAAGCGCAGCTTCTGCACCTCCTCGAAGTAGTAATCGACCGTGAAGATCTTGGCAAACACGGGGTTCAGGTTGCTCTTGATCACCTCGCTGCGATCCACCTGCGACGGGGTGGCACGGGGCCTTGGGGTGCCAGGGCTCACACGGGGATGTGGGATGTTGTAAGGGGAGGTGAAGGGATGGCACGTGCCAGGCTGAGGGGTACAGGgaggagggatggggcagcGAAGGATGAAGGGATAGGGGTGCAGAACAGGGAATGCAGGGAAGGACCAGCTGTGCCCGAGTGAGTGGCATTTGGAGGAGCCCCTTGTGCCCCCCACAGGCTCCAGCCCGGCGTGTGGGACGCTGCTCCCTGTGGTCATCCAAGGCTGTGCtttgccacagctctgctggagcaggaccaAGGGGCTGGTGCCAGGACAAGCTGCTCTGTCCATCCTGGGGGTcaccagcccccagctctggtGGCCCCAGTGGGCAGTgggtgcccagcagctcctggccgtGCTGGCAGCAGGTGCTGAGCAGTTCCGGAGCCTCCCCCGCACTCATCCCTGCCAGGGGT contains:
- the DPEP1 gene encoding dipeptidase 1 isoform X2 — its product is MPFPKRSQGLAGKDGTAGASRDAQHGGASVSPRDAAAGPECGGPERARSSSSSSSPTAGRATPLLPPGMRRLRRHGGDGSGGAGAHPSPVTARKPEKFIHSHRRQRPPECPGPGSSQREKMPGGSVWVLVLALALPSTGQQHLQEAERIMSATPVIDGHNDLPWQLLRKFYNQLRLPAANLTLLNDTHTNIPKLRQGHVGGQFWSVYVPCETQNKDAVRRTLEQMDVVQRMCDLYPETFLCVTDSSGIREAFRTGKVASLIGVEGGHSIDSSLGVLRTLYRLGARYMTLTHSCNTPWADNWLVDTKDEEPVHHGLSPFGKMVVEEMNRLGMMVDLAHVSVDTMKMVLNISKAPVIFSHSSAYSLCRHRRNVPDDVLRLVASTGSLVMVNFYNAYVTCSEKAQLSDVADHMDYVKKVAGAQAVGFGGDYDGVSGVPTGLEDVSKYPMLVAELLARNWTEQEVRGALAENLLRVFSKVEEVKRSLQSTAPLETPIALEELERSCRTNYGYSNGAGTARAPPAALAPPLALALLLALLS
- the DPEP1 gene encoding dipeptidase 1 isoform X1 yields the protein MPFPKRSQGLAGKDGTAGASRDAQHGGASVSPRDAAAGPECGGPERARSSSSSSSPTAGRATPLLPPGMRRLRRHGGDGSGGAGAHPSPVTARKPEKFIHSHRRQRPPECPGPGSSSQREKMPGGSVWVLVLALALPSTGQQHLQEAERIMSATPVIDGHNDLPWQLLRKFYNQLRLPAANLTLLNDTHTNIPKLRQGHVGGQFWSVYVPCETQNKDAVRRTLEQMDVVQRMCDLYPETFLCVTDSSGIREAFRTGKVASLIGVEGGHSIDSSLGVLRTLYRLGARYMTLTHSCNTPWADNWLVDTKDEEPVHHGLSPFGKMVVEEMNRLGMMVDLAHVSVDTMKMVLNISKAPVIFSHSSAYSLCRHRRNVPDDVLRLVASTGSLVMVNFYNAYVTCSEKAQLSDVADHMDYVKKVAGAQAVGFGGDYDGVSGVPTGLEDVSKYPMLVAELLARNWTEQEVRGALAENLLRVFSKVEEVKRSLQSTAPLETPIALEELERSCRTNYGYSNGAGTARAPPAALAPPLALALLLALLS
- the CPNE7 gene encoding copine-7 encodes the protein MPFAHGAACAPPRLAGMGGVPEPCPQAPLAVLSKVELRVSCKHLLDRDTLNKSDPCVLLLMQSQGQWMEVDRSEVIKSNLNPVFAKIFTVDYYFEEVQKLRFEVYDSHGQAGVGTHDDDFLGGMECTVGQIVAQKRVTKPLFLKYGKFAGKSTITIISEEISGNNGYVELAFRAKKLDDKDLFSKSDPFLEIYRIDDDRSEQLVYRTEVVKNNLSPIWEPFKVSLNSLCSCEEKRKLRCVVWDYDSRGKHDFIGEFFTTFEEMQKAMGENKVQWDCMNPKYKIKKRNYKNSGVVVLLDLKIHRVYSFLDYIMGGCQIHFTVAIDFTASNGDPRNSCSLHYINPYQPNEYLKALVAVGEICQDYDSDKKFSALGFGARIPPKYEVSHDFAINFNPDNDECEGIQGVVESYQSCLPKIQLYGPTNVAPIISKVARVAADEERTKEASQYFILLILTDGVVTDMADTREAIVRASYLPMSIIIVGVGNADFTDMQILDGDDGVLRSPKGEPVLRDIVQFVPFREFKNASPTALAKCVLAEVPKQVVEYYSYKAFPPRCPRPPSPEPNLGSPQ
- the LOC135452694 gene encoding sulfotransferase 2B1-like translates to MERMEVTETFAGIALPGHLHTQESLGFAAAFTFRPSDVLIATYPKSGTTWMQEILTLLFSLGDARPAKTIPNWERAPWLEQIYCREALRDTGGPRLLTTHLPAPVLAPALQRSKAKVIYVARNPKDVAVSFYHFHHLAKFLPDPSSFDAFLKQFLEGTVHYGSWFEHVKGWLGQRHRLDILYVTYEELHQDLRGTAQRLSTFLGCPLAPGTLAALEQHCSFSAMRDNAMANYTLIPAEIMDHSQGRFMRKGVVGDWRSHFSPEQNALFNRRYQEEMGDTELPTQWPMA